From a single Alloactinosynnema sp. L-07 genomic region:
- a CDS encoding Rieske (2Fe-2S) protein, producing the protein MTGRWQRVCRVEEVPAGRPVGRIVGESDRVCVVDRGDGEYVAMLDRCPHRDVALSDGVVRDGTLVCPGHFWCFDLATGERTDLPERGATVYRTRVVDGWVEAELPPPPSRRSIREWLLSEARARSGQPADG; encoded by the coding sequence GTGACCGGCCGCTGGCAGCGCGTCTGCCGAGTCGAGGAGGTCCCGGCAGGCAGGCCCGTGGGCCGGATCGTCGGGGAGTCCGACCGCGTGTGCGTGGTGGACAGGGGCGACGGCGAGTACGTCGCCATGCTCGACCGGTGTCCCCACCGGGATGTCGCGCTGTCGGATGGTGTGGTCAGAGACGGGACGCTGGTCTGCCCAGGTCACTTCTGGTGTTTCGATCTCGCGACCGGCGAGCGCACGGACCTGCCTGAGCGGGGAGCGACCGTGTATCGGACCCGCGTCGTCGATGGCTGGGTGGAGGCCGAGCTGCCGCCTCCCCCGTCGCGTCGGTCGATCCGCGAGTGGCTGCTGTCCGAGGCCCGAGCGCGAAGCGGCCAGCCCGCGGACGGGTGA
- a CDS encoding IclR family transcriptional regulator, giving the protein MTASAERLSSVAAAARILREFGKHSTQLGVSQLARRVGVGKSTAHRIIWTLVEEGLLEKVEETGLFRLTSAMRSLGASAETAQRLHEAATMPLDHLRTLTTGTLHIAILDGPDVLYIERREGPGTIPVFRSVGARNAAHATSSGKVLLAYLPAEQRDRLIEGMRLTPKTPRTLTSRAALIAELTTVRQQGFAENRGESQAGMCSIAAPVRDPLGRVVASVSVAQFVEDVDAGLRHLARHVVETAARISAGLGWSQ; this is encoded by the coding sequence ATGACCGCGAGCGCGGAGCGGCTGTCCAGTGTGGCCGCCGCCGCCCGGATCCTGCGGGAGTTCGGCAAGCACAGCACCCAGCTCGGGGTCAGCCAGCTGGCCCGCCGGGTCGGCGTCGGCAAGAGCACCGCCCACCGGATCATCTGGACCCTGGTCGAGGAAGGGCTGCTGGAGAAGGTCGAGGAGACCGGGCTGTTCCGCCTGACCTCCGCCATGCGTTCGCTGGGCGCCAGCGCCGAAACCGCGCAGCGACTGCACGAGGCGGCCACGATGCCGCTCGACCACCTGCGCACGCTCACCACCGGCACCCTGCACATCGCGATTCTCGACGGCCCCGACGTGCTCTACATCGAGCGACGCGAGGGGCCGGGCACGATCCCGGTCTTCCGCTCGGTCGGTGCCCGCAACGCCGCCCACGCGACCTCCAGCGGCAAAGTGCTGCTCGCCTACCTCCCGGCCGAACAGCGGGACCGTCTCATCGAGGGCATGCGGCTCACCCCGAAGACACCCAGAACACTCACCTCGCGCGCCGCGCTGATCGCCGAACTCACCACGGTCCGGCAGCAGGGCTTCGCCGAGAACCGCGGGGAGTCCCAGGCGGGAATGTGCTCGATCGCGGCACCGGTGCGCGACCCGCTCGGCCGGGTGGTCGCGTCGGTGTCGGTCGCACAGTTCGTCGAGGATGTCGACGCGGGACTGCGCCACCTGGCCCGGCACGTCGTGGAGACGGCCGCGCGCATCTCGGCCGGGCTGGGGTGGAGCCAGTGA
- a CDS encoding catechol 2,3-dioxygenase, producing MVDVNGVTSQADLAEGTPPGTRRMKAPWAPPDGARVDPSDTRQAGRATVAGPPRGILRLGHVDVTVTDLDLATAYYTEVLGMEITALTEDSVYLKCWDEEDHHSLRLRYAPRMGMDLMSFKVHHEDDLADLEHKVTRYGFPVERISKGESLGQGESIRFSTPSGHHMELVADVEKVGTSRLRRDPLDPQPRDRIRPPRMDHMLITTEEVGDSTRFYMDVLGFRITEQLLDGNGHQLGTWLERSHSPHDLAVVHGANGGLHHFAFWLDEWDDVRDAADVLAYNGIQLDVGPTRHGITRGSTIYFFDPLGTRNEVFTGGYRPDPDFPTLTWTEDNIGRAVFYYEGELNDRFMRVHT from the coding sequence ATGGTTGATGTGAACGGCGTCACAAGCCAGGCTGACCTGGCCGAGGGGACCCCGCCAGGCACGCGCCGGATGAAGGCGCCATGGGCGCCCCCCGACGGGGCACGGGTCGATCCGTCCGACACGCGTCAGGCCGGTCGCGCCACGGTCGCCGGTCCGCCCCGGGGCATCCTGCGGCTGGGCCACGTCGATGTGACGGTGACCGACCTCGACCTCGCCACCGCGTACTACACCGAAGTGCTCGGGATGGAGATCACGGCGCTGACCGAGGACTCGGTCTACCTCAAGTGCTGGGACGAGGAGGACCACCACTCGCTGCGGCTGCGCTATGCCCCGCGGATGGGCATGGACCTGATGTCCTTCAAGGTCCACCACGAGGACGACCTGGCCGACCTTGAGCACAAGGTCACCAGGTACGGCTTCCCGGTCGAGCGGATCAGCAAAGGGGAGTCGCTCGGCCAAGGGGAGTCGATCCGCTTCTCCACCCCGAGTGGGCACCACATGGAACTCGTCGCCGACGTCGAGAAGGTCGGCACCTCCCGCCTCCGGCGCGACCCGCTCGACCCCCAGCCGCGGGACAGGATCCGCCCGCCGCGGATGGACCACATGCTGATCACCACCGAGGAAGTCGGCGACTCGACGCGGTTCTACATGGACGTGCTCGGGTTCCGGATCACCGAGCAACTGCTCGACGGCAACGGCCACCAGCTCGGGACGTGGCTGGAGCGCTCGCACTCGCCGCACGACCTCGCCGTCGTCCACGGGGCCAACGGCGGCCTGCACCACTTCGCGTTCTGGCTCGACGAGTGGGACGACGTGCGCGACGCCGCGGATGTGCTGGCCTACAACGGAATCCAGCTCGACGTCGGTCCCACCCGGCACGGCATCACCCGCGGGTCCACCATCTACTTCTTCGACCCGCTCGGAACCCGCAACGAGGTCTTCACCGGCGGATACCGGCCGGACCCGGACTTCCCGACCCTGACCTGGACCGAGGACAACATCGGACGGGCCGTCTTCTACTACGAGGGCGAGCTCAACGACCGATTCATGAGGGTGCACACCTGA
- a CDS encoding catechol 2,3-dioxygenase: MTILRLSHVEIRVPDLELATAYYSEVVGMIETGRDESRVFMKCWDEHQHHSVVLTLEPTHGLNHFGFKVTDAEDLDHYQDRLEAAGVAVRRYSADEWAPGHGAAIRFTLPSGHEMELVHGMRQVGNLLPQTNPPPRPMGLVGIAPPRVDHVFLTAEEVDTNTRFLSEHLDFRLTEQVLGDDGFQIACWLEVSHRSHDIAFITGPNRGLHHFAYWVDGWNDLRNAADACVYHGVSIETNPTRHGATRGQCLYFFDPVGNRNEMFTGGYWVDPGTEPITWTEAEMGRAMFYYDGVVNQQFLTVHS, encoded by the coding sequence ATGACCATTCTGCGACTGTCCCATGTGGAGATCCGGGTCCCGGACCTCGAACTCGCCACCGCGTACTACTCCGAGGTCGTCGGCATGATCGAGACCGGGCGCGACGAGTCCCGGGTGTTCATGAAGTGCTGGGACGAGCACCAGCACCACAGCGTGGTCCTCACCTTGGAGCCCACGCACGGCCTGAACCACTTCGGTTTCAAAGTGACCGACGCTGAGGATCTCGACCACTACCAGGACCGGCTCGAAGCCGCGGGGGTCGCGGTCCGGCGGTATTCCGCCGACGAATGGGCCCCCGGCCACGGCGCGGCGATCCGCTTCACCCTCCCGAGTGGACACGAGATGGAACTCGTGCACGGGATGCGGCAGGTCGGCAACCTCCTTCCGCAGACCAACCCGCCGCCGCGCCCGATGGGTCTCGTCGGTATTGCGCCCCCGCGCGTCGACCACGTGTTCCTGACCGCCGAGGAGGTGGACACGAACACCCGGTTCCTCAGCGAGCACCTCGACTTCCGGCTCACCGAACAGGTTCTGGGCGATGACGGGTTCCAGATCGCCTGCTGGCTGGAGGTCTCGCACCGGTCGCATGACATCGCGTTCATCACCGGACCCAACCGCGGCCTGCACCACTTCGCCTACTGGGTCGACGGCTGGAACGACCTGCGCAACGCCGCCGACGCGTGCGTCTACCACGGGGTCAGCATCGAGACGAACCCGACGCGGCACGGGGCCACCCGCGGCCAGTGTCTCTACTTCTTCGACCCGGTGGGCAACCGGAACGAGATGTTCACCGGCGGCTACTGGGTCGACCCGGGTACCGAGCCGATCACCTGGACCGAGGCGGAGATGGGACGCGCGATGTTCTACTACGACGGCGTCGTCAACCAGCAGTTCCTCACGGTCCACAGCTGA
- a CDS encoding histidine phosphatase family protein, with protein MTIENGIGALPRTERPDAPAYLTRHLSRKSAPVTPDQPDDDGTPLYLRRFREKDHRADPVMFDGNVIGASRAWAEVTRTKEIVPERRDQHAAIDCDIYLVRHGETQGYSSESGLTPLGSWQAHRRGQELARRVTDGMAVELLCAPTNRARQTGEHLRRGLLDNAGLFGREPVIGELHDDRNFRNFEVATPDGPRDVTSAFRTYHRVMEKYERVGLGERPGWLVDVDRFWGIQQGGGDPITHWLTMPMLHFEPPVSCVRRFWRGILTARANTEARTIVVATHSGPIRAFATAAMGYDPGEPFNTEFVRVRLVAGGTTALVLYRNRVQEVVIPDLDALPPNSDPRFQE; from the coding sequence ATGACCATCGAGAACGGCATCGGCGCGCTGCCTCGCACCGAGCGACCTGACGCACCGGCGTACCTGACCCGCCACCTGTCCCGGAAGTCGGCGCCGGTCACGCCCGACCAGCCCGACGATGACGGCACCCCGCTGTACCTGCGGCGGTTCCGCGAGAAGGACCACCGCGCCGACCCGGTCATGTTCGACGGCAACGTCATCGGCGCGTCGCGCGCCTGGGCCGAGGTGACCCGCACCAAGGAGATCGTCCCCGAGCGGCGCGACCAGCACGCGGCGATCGACTGCGACATCTACCTGGTGCGCCACGGCGAGACCCAGGGCTATTCCTCGGAGTCGGGGCTCACCCCGCTCGGGTCATGGCAGGCGCATCGGCGCGGCCAGGAACTGGCCAGGCGGGTCACCGACGGCATGGCGGTCGAGCTGCTGTGCGCCCCGACGAACCGGGCCAGGCAGACCGGCGAGCACCTGCGCCGCGGCCTGCTCGACAACGCCGGGCTGTTCGGCCGCGAACCCGTGATCGGCGAACTGCACGACGACCGCAACTTCCGCAATTTCGAGGTCGCCACGCCCGACGGACCGCGCGACGTCACCAGCGCGTTCCGGACCTACCACCGGGTGATGGAGAAGTACGAGCGCGTCGGCCTCGGGGAGCGGCCCGGCTGGCTCGTCGACGTCGACCGGTTCTGGGGCATCCAGCAGGGCGGCGGGGACCCGATCACGCACTGGCTGACCATGCCCATGCTGCACTTCGAGCCGCCGGTGTCGTGCGTGCGCCGGTTCTGGCGAGGCATCCTCACCGCCAGGGCGAACACCGAGGCGCGCACCATCGTCGTGGCCACCCATTCCGGGCCGATCCGGGCGTTCGCCACCGCCGCCATGGGCTACGACCCGGGCGAGCCATTCAACACCGAGTTCGTCCGAGTCCGCCTCGTCGCGGGCGGGACAACCGCGCTGGTGCTCTACCGCAACCGCGTCCAGGAGGTCGTCATCCCCGACCTCGACGCGCTGCCGCCCAACTCCGACCCCCGTTTCCAGGAGTGA
- a CDS encoding PEP/pyruvate-binding domain-containing protein → MADHPTAVLFDDLCPEQHALVGGKCASLGTMSQAGLPVPPGFAVTTQVFIDARAASGLMPRIKELIDDVDLTDQAALARAAVEARELVLSWGLPEVHEKRIRQMYADLCARCGVEDVPVAVRSSATAEDSPDASFAGEHDTYLWVCGIDAVLEKIRACWASLYTDRAIAYREEMHYDHNHVDMAVAVQKMVRPRAAGVAFTLDPSNGDRSGICIDSAWGFGEGVVSGDVTPDNFLVDKVLWAIKRRTVSPKTHAHLLVDGVDCPRVDRVPLDADRVSVPSLTDEEIVAVARLARTAEKHYGCAQDIEWAVDDDLPSGEAIVLLQARPETVWSKRSHAVAAKSDLVSSIVDTLVNPLYARKGSQHT, encoded by the coding sequence ATGGCCGACCACCCCACCGCCGTCCTCTTCGACGACCTCTGTCCCGAGCAGCACGCGCTCGTCGGCGGGAAGTGCGCGTCCCTGGGCACGATGAGCCAGGCGGGTCTGCCGGTCCCGCCGGGCTTCGCGGTCACGACGCAGGTGTTCATCGACGCGCGGGCGGCATCGGGGCTCATGCCCCGCATCAAGGAGTTGATCGACGACGTCGACCTCACCGATCAGGCGGCACTGGCCCGCGCGGCCGTCGAGGCGCGCGAACTGGTGCTGAGCTGGGGGCTGCCCGAGGTCCACGAGAAGCGCATCCGGCAGATGTACGCCGACCTCTGCGCGCGCTGCGGTGTCGAAGACGTCCCGGTCGCCGTGCGCTCGTCGGCGACGGCGGAGGACTCGCCGGACGCTTCCTTCGCGGGCGAGCACGACACCTACCTGTGGGTGTGCGGGATCGACGCGGTGCTGGAGAAGATCCGCGCCTGTTGGGCGAGCCTCTACACCGATCGCGCCATCGCCTACCGCGAAGAGATGCACTACGACCACAACCACGTGGACATGGCCGTGGCGGTCCAGAAGATGGTCCGGCCGCGCGCGGCGGGGGTCGCGTTCACGCTCGACCCGTCGAACGGGGACCGGTCGGGCATCTGCATCGACTCGGCCTGGGGTTTCGGCGAGGGCGTGGTGTCCGGTGACGTCACCCCGGACAACTTCCTGGTCGACAAGGTCTTGTGGGCCATCAAGCGGCGCACGGTCAGCCCCAAGACCCACGCCCACCTCCTGGTCGACGGGGTCGACTGCCCCCGAGTGGACCGGGTGCCGCTCGACGCCGACCGGGTGAGCGTGCCGTCGCTGACCGACGAGGAGATCGTCGCCGTCGCCCGGCTCGCCAGGACGGCCGAGAAGCACTACGGGTGCGCGCAGGACATCGAGTGGGCCGTGGACGACGACCTGCCCAGCGGCGAGGCGATCGTCCTGCTGCAGGCCCGTCCGGAGACGGTCTGGAGCAAGCGGTCGCACGCCGTCGCCGCGAAGTCCGACCTCGTCTCCTCGATCGTAGACACCCTCGTCAACCCCTTGTACGCCAGGAAGGGGTCGCAGCACACCTGA
- a CDS encoding PEP-utilizing enzyme, whose product MADRFPSPFEIATPSGAEGWQQLYTYSALFCEERRDYEDGGFWFHDGVHWPEALTPWDTTFLEFAIASLSQYNTRHYMIPPAYGVDYRILNGYVFLSPVPAPAEEIESRVPLFMERAGFYFANWDRLYDDWLVKIRDLVKQMTELRIEPLPSMEDIEVITSGAGQGSGNHLLASYHKLLDLALTLWQYHFEFLNLGYAAYLDFFGFCKAAFPSIPDLAIAKMVAGVDVDLFRPDDELKKLARLAVSTGIDDRFTGADVAQLWGRLGADDAGRAWIAEWEQAAEPWFNFSTGSGFYHSDKIWVENVEVPIGYVTDYIVKVKDGVDLDRPVAALHAERDRVVSEYKELLDSDDDRAAFDAKLGLSRTVFPYVENHNFYVEHWAHSVLWRKMKDLGGVLVSAGFIAEPNDVFMFQRSELSDVLFDMYAGWAIGAPSRGPGYWPAEIQRRHGIHKALKGWSPPPALGVPPEVVTEPFTVMLWGITSDSVAAWLNSGEGAEEGTLNGFAASPGLVEGPARVISSADQIGEIQDGEILVAPLTAPSWAPVFGKIKATVTDVGGMMSHAAIVCREYGLPAVTGTAFGTKTIKTGQLIRVDGNSGTVTVID is encoded by the coding sequence ATGGCCGATCGTTTCCCCAGCCCCTTCGAGATCGCGACGCCGTCCGGCGCGGAAGGCTGGCAGCAGCTCTACACCTACTCGGCGCTGTTCTGCGAGGAGCGCCGCGACTACGAGGACGGCGGGTTCTGGTTCCACGACGGGGTCCACTGGCCCGAGGCGCTGACCCCCTGGGACACCACGTTCCTGGAGTTCGCGATCGCGTCGCTGTCGCAGTACAACACGCGCCACTACATGATCCCGCCCGCGTACGGCGTCGACTACCGCATCCTCAACGGCTACGTGTTCCTCAGCCCGGTCCCGGCGCCTGCGGAGGAGATCGAGAGCCGCGTGCCGCTGTTCATGGAGCGCGCGGGCTTCTACTTCGCCAACTGGGACCGGCTCTACGACGACTGGCTGGTCAAGATCCGCGACCTGGTGAAGCAGATGACCGAGCTGCGGATCGAGCCACTGCCCTCGATGGAGGACATCGAGGTGATCACCTCGGGCGCGGGCCAGGGCTCGGGCAACCACCTGCTCGCGTCGTACCACAAGCTGCTCGACCTGGCACTGACCCTGTGGCAGTACCACTTCGAGTTCCTCAACCTCGGCTACGCCGCCTACCTGGACTTCTTCGGGTTCTGCAAGGCCGCGTTCCCGTCCATCCCGGACCTGGCGATCGCCAAGATGGTCGCCGGGGTCGACGTCGACCTGTTCCGTCCGGATGACGAGCTCAAGAAGCTCGCCCGCCTCGCGGTGAGCACCGGCATCGACGACCGCTTCACCGGTGCCGATGTCGCCCAACTCTGGGGGCGGCTGGGCGCCGACGACGCCGGTCGGGCATGGATCGCGGAGTGGGAGCAGGCGGCCGAGCCGTGGTTCAACTTCTCCACCGGATCGGGCTTCTACCACTCGGACAAGATCTGGGTCGAGAACGTCGAGGTGCCGATCGGTTACGTCACCGACTACATCGTCAAGGTCAAGGACGGCGTCGACCTGGACCGACCGGTCGCGGCACTGCACGCCGAGCGCGACCGGGTCGTCTCGGAGTACAAAGAACTGCTCGACTCCGACGATGACCGCGCCGCGTTCGACGCGAAGCTCGGGCTGTCCCGGACGGTCTTCCCGTACGTGGAGAACCACAACTTCTACGTGGAGCACTGGGCGCATTCGGTGCTGTGGCGCAAGATGAAGGACCTGGGCGGCGTTCTCGTGTCGGCCGGGTTCATCGCCGAGCCGAACGATGTGTTCATGTTCCAGCGTTCGGAACTGTCCGACGTGCTCTTCGACATGTACGCGGGGTGGGCGATCGGCGCGCCGTCGCGCGGGCCCGGGTACTGGCCCGCCGAGATCCAGCGCCGTCACGGCATCCACAAGGCACTCAAGGGATGGTCGCCCCCGCCCGCCCTCGGCGTGCCGCCGGAGGTGGTGACCGAGCCGTTCACCGTCATGCTCTGGGGCATCACCTCGGACTCCGTCGCCGCGTGGCTCAACTCGGGAGAGGGCGCTGAGGAAGGCACCCTGAACGGGTTCGCCGCCTCCCCGGGGCTCGTCGAGGGCCCGGCCCGCGTGATCTCCTCCGCCGACCAGATCGGTGAGATCCAGGACGGCGAGATCCTTGTCGCCCCGCTCACGGCGCCGTCGTGGGCCCCGGTGTTCGGCAAGATCAAGGCCACCGTCACCGATGTCGGCGGCATGATGAGCCACGCCGCCATCGTCTGCCGCGAGTACGGCCTGCCCGCGGTCACCGGCACCGCGTTCGGCACCAAGACCATCAAGACGGGCCAGCTGATCCGCGTCGACGGCAACAGCGGCACCGTCACCGTCATCGACTGA
- a CDS encoding aromatic ring-hydroxylating dioxygenase subunit alpha has protein sequence MLTVEQNEELTSVGPGTRMGELLRRYWYPIAFEQDFDTKPSKTVRLLGENWTLYKTPSGRYGIIGEACPHRRASLTYGVVHEDGIRCGYHGWKYDFTGQCVEQPAENDNTTFRDKIKAKAGSAQVMGGMVWVYIGPGPVPVLPRFDVYVLDGIREVGTATLPCNWFQIMENSVDPHHVEWLHGYYFEFLGQTQGFEAPKSFQKKHIKVAFEEFEFGIIKRRVLEGHSEENDDWAVGHPLMFPYGMRVGGQWIDQMQIRVPIDDTTTWKLFYTLHHPEGGQWEKQDRPVVYEFPFRDEHGEFITDYVEGQDVMAWVSQGAITDRSQEHLGRSDQGVAMLRKMFKEAMAAVEDGEDPPGVVREEHDVITLPCEKDKFGAGTEFTDAWINGGSMRYSPIREQLLALHRDAAAAREKVGSGA, from the coding sequence ATGCTCACGGTCGAGCAGAACGAAGAGCTGACCAGCGTCGGACCCGGTACGCGGATGGGCGAGCTGTTGCGGCGGTACTGGTACCCCATCGCGTTCGAACAGGACTTCGACACCAAGCCCAGCAAGACCGTGCGGCTGCTGGGGGAGAACTGGACGCTCTACAAGACCCCGTCCGGCCGCTACGGGATCATCGGCGAGGCATGCCCGCACCGCCGAGCGTCGCTCACCTACGGGGTCGTGCACGAGGACGGCATCCGGTGCGGCTACCACGGCTGGAAGTACGACTTCACCGGTCAGTGCGTCGAGCAGCCCGCCGAGAACGACAACACCACTTTCCGCGACAAGATCAAGGCGAAAGCCGGGTCGGCGCAGGTGATGGGCGGCATGGTGTGGGTCTACATAGGACCCGGCCCGGTGCCGGTGCTGCCGCGGTTCGACGTCTATGTGCTCGACGGCATCCGCGAGGTCGGCACCGCGACACTGCCATGCAACTGGTTCCAGATCATGGAGAACTCGGTCGATCCGCACCACGTCGAGTGGCTGCACGGCTACTACTTCGAGTTCCTCGGCCAGACACAGGGATTCGAGGCGCCCAAGTCCTTCCAGAAGAAGCACATCAAGGTCGCGTTCGAGGAGTTCGAGTTCGGCATCATCAAGCGTCGCGTTCTCGAGGGCCACAGCGAGGAGAACGACGACTGGGCGGTCGGGCACCCGCTGATGTTCCCCTACGGCATGCGCGTCGGCGGCCAGTGGATCGACCAGATGCAGATCCGGGTGCCGATCGACGACACCACGACGTGGAAGCTGTTCTACACACTGCACCACCCCGAGGGCGGGCAGTGGGAGAAGCAGGACCGGCCGGTCGTCTACGAGTTCCCCTTCCGCGACGAGCACGGCGAGTTCATCACCGACTACGTCGAGGGCCAGGACGTCATGGCCTGGGTCTCCCAGGGCGCGATCACCGACCGCAGCCAGGAGCACCTCGGCCGCTCCGACCAGGGCGTGGCGATGCTGCGCAAAATGTTCAAGGAGGCGATGGCGGCGGTCGAAGACGGCGAGGACCCGCCCGGCGTGGTCCGGGAGGAGCACGACGTCATCACGCTGCCGTGCGAGAAGGACAAGTTCGGCGCGGGCACGGAGTTCACCGACGCGTGGATCAACGGCGGATCCATGCGCTACAGCCCGATCCGCGAGCAGCTGCTCGCGCTGCACCGGGACGCGGCGGCGGCACGGGAGAAGGTCGGGTCCGGTGCGTGA
- a CDS encoding HAD-IA family hydrolase codes for MGAPALILDFGGPVLLTPFELVADQPGTPAYDLLHGRGPLATPDHPDPAWQDLQDGRITERAYWADRSREWHAAGGHEPDIRAMIAHLYEPPRRELIRQAARDLVCDARAAGHPVAILTNDLRAFHSQEWVDRIEIVGDVDVVVDGSVEGHLKPHPRLYELLSERLGVDFADMVFLDDQLTNIRGAQALGITSVWFDPAAPDGAFTEVRARLGLAEGEFDG; via the coding sequence ATGGGCGCGCCCGCTCTCATTCTCGACTTCGGCGGCCCGGTGCTGCTGACGCCGTTCGAGCTGGTCGCCGACCAGCCGGGAACACCGGCGTACGACCTGCTGCACGGACGCGGGCCGCTGGCCACCCCCGACCACCCCGACCCGGCGTGGCAGGACCTGCAGGACGGGCGGATCACCGAGCGGGCGTACTGGGCCGACCGGTCGCGGGAGTGGCACGCGGCGGGCGGCCACGAGCCCGACATCCGGGCGATGATCGCCCACCTCTACGAGCCCCCGCGCCGGGAGCTGATCCGGCAGGCGGCCAGGGACCTGGTGTGTGACGCGCGGGCCGCCGGGCACCCGGTCGCCATCCTCACCAACGACCTGCGCGCGTTCCACAGCCAGGAGTGGGTGGACCGGATCGAGATCGTGGGCGACGTCGACGTGGTTGTCGACGGCTCGGTGGAAGGGCACCTCAAGCCCCATCCGCGGCTGTACGAGCTGCTGTCCGAACGGCTCGGCGTCGACTTCGCCGACATGGTCTTCCTGGACGACCAGCTGACCAACATCAGGGGCGCGCAGGCGCTGGGCATCACGTCGGTGTGGTTCGACCCCGCCGCCCCGGACGGCGCGTTCACGGAAGTCCGGGCCCGGCTAGGACTCGCGGAAGGTGAGTTCGATGGTTGA
- a CDS encoding PDR/VanB family oxidoreductase, translated as MVEQRELRVSQMTWESDGVVSLRLTRIENDNPLPEWEPGAHIDIYVPDGTTRQYSLCGDPADRSFWQIAVLREAEGRGGSAFVHDELRVGDRLLVTRPKNHFALEEAPYHALIAGGIGITPMMAMAERLAREGRPFHLTYGGRAADSMAFRRRLAALGDRVTFLAEDTDGRPDLEAIVKAVPDGGLLYVCGPVGLLRAVEKAAETVHGPDQDLIRFELFTRTGVEPREPAAVDSDTYELVLVKSGHTLRLTPEANILDVALALGIEVENDCRDGICGSCTTQIVSGTVDHRDLVLTKKEQAAMDTMMVCVSRPTCPRLELNL; from the coding sequence ATGGTTGAACAGCGCGAACTGCGGGTCTCGCAGATGACCTGGGAGTCCGACGGCGTCGTCTCGCTGCGCCTGACGCGCATCGAGAACGACAACCCGCTGCCGGAGTGGGAGCCGGGCGCGCACATCGACATCTATGTCCCCGACGGCACGACGCGGCAGTACTCGCTGTGCGGGGACCCGGCCGACCGGTCCTTCTGGCAGATCGCCGTCCTGCGGGAAGCCGAAGGGCGGGGCGGCTCGGCGTTCGTGCACGACGAGCTGCGCGTCGGCGACCGGCTCCTGGTGACCCGGCCGAAGAACCACTTCGCCCTGGAGGAGGCCCCGTACCACGCGCTGATCGCGGGCGGCATCGGGATCACGCCGATGATGGCGATGGCCGAGCGGCTCGCCCGCGAGGGCCGTCCCTTCCATCTCACCTACGGCGGGCGGGCCGCGGACTCCATGGCGTTCCGCCGCAGACTCGCCGCGCTCGGCGACCGGGTGACGTTCCTCGCCGAGGACACCGACGGCCGCCCCGACCTCGAAGCCATCGTGAAGGCGGTGCCGGACGGCGGGCTGCTGTACGTGTGCGGCCCGGTCGGCCTGCTGCGGGCGGTGGAGAAGGCCGCCGAGACCGTCCATGGTCCCGACCAGGATCTCATCCGGTTCGAGCTGTTCACCCGCACCGGGGTGGAGCCGCGCGAGCCCGCCGCCGTCGACTCCGACACCTACGAGCTGGTGCTGGTGAAGTCCGGCCACACCCTGCGCCTGACCCCGGAGGCGAACATCCTCGACGTCGCGCTCGCGCTGGGCATCGAGGTCGAGAACGACTGCCGCGACGGCATCTGCGGGTCCTGCACGACCCAGATCGTCTCCGGCACGGTCGACCACCGAGACCTCGTGCTGACCAAGAAGGAGCAGGCCGCCATGGACACAATGATGGTCTGTGTCTCCCGCCCGACCTGCCCCCGGCTGGAGTTGAACCTCTGA